The Micromonospora krabiensis genome window below encodes:
- a CDS encoding mycothiol-dependent nitroreductase Rv2466c family protein has protein sequence MWFDPACPWAWITSRWLLEVEQVRDLDIRFHVMSLAVLNEGRDHLPEEYREFLRTAWGPVRVCIAAEQRYGTDALRPLYTALGTRIHLGKEERGQELYVAALTDAGLDPALAAAADSTDYDEALRASHEAGMRPVGQDVGTPVIHAPGPDGGSVAFFGPVITPAPKGEAAGRLWDGVLLVAGTPGFYELKRTREQGPIFD, from the coding sequence ATGTGGTTCGACCCGGCCTGCCCGTGGGCCTGGATCACCTCCCGCTGGCTGCTCGAGGTCGAGCAGGTCCGTGACCTGGACATCCGTTTCCACGTGATGAGCCTCGCCGTGCTCAACGAGGGTCGGGACCACCTGCCCGAGGAGTACCGGGAGTTCCTCCGCACCGCCTGGGGCCCGGTCCGGGTCTGTATCGCGGCAGAGCAGCGGTACGGCACGGACGCCCTGCGCCCGCTCTACACCGCGCTCGGCACCCGGATCCACCTCGGCAAGGAGGAGCGGGGCCAGGAGCTGTACGTCGCCGCGCTGACCGACGCCGGCCTCGACCCGGCGCTCGCCGCCGCCGCCGACAGCACCGATTACGACGAGGCCCTGCGGGCCAGCCACGAGGCGGGCATGCGGCCGGTCGGGCAGGACGTCGGCACCCCGGTCATCCACGCACCCGGCCCGGACGGCGGTTCGGTCGCGTTCTTCGGACCGGTGATCACCCCGGCGCCGAAGGGCGAGGCCGCCGGGCGGCTCTGGGACGGCGTCCTGCTGGTCGCCGGCACCCCGGGCTTCTACGAGCTGAAGCGGACCCGCGAGCAGGGCCCGATCTTCGACTGA
- a CDS encoding 3-hydroxyanthranilate 3,4-dioxygenase — MSEIAEPFSFPGWIADNQHLLKPPVGNKEMLPGSDDFIVMVVGGPNQRTDFHVDPYEEFFYQVKGNMHVNLMLPEGPRTVHIREGQMWMLPRNTPHSPQRPEAGSIGMVIERVREEGTLEKFQWYCAECGNKVHEVELQVRDIAADLPPVFQAFYADEKARTCTDCGALHPGKG; from the coding sequence GTGAGCGAGATCGCCGAGCCGTTCAGCTTCCCGGGCTGGATCGCGGACAACCAGCACCTGCTCAAGCCGCCGGTCGGCAACAAGGAGATGCTGCCGGGCAGCGACGACTTCATCGTGATGGTCGTCGGCGGGCCCAACCAGCGCACCGACTTCCACGTCGACCCGTACGAGGAGTTCTTCTACCAGGTCAAGGGCAACATGCACGTCAACCTGATGCTCCCGGAGGGCCCGCGTACGGTCCACATCCGCGAGGGTCAGATGTGGATGCTGCCGCGCAACACCCCGCACTCGCCGCAGCGCCCGGAGGCCGGCTCGATCGGGATGGTGATCGAGCGGGTCCGCGAGGAGGGCACGCTGGAGAAGTTCCAGTGGTACTGCGCCGAGTGCGGCAACAAGGTGCACGAGGTGGAGCTCCAGGTCCGCGACATCGCCGCCGACCTGCCGCCGGTCTTCCAGGCGTTCTACGCCGACGAGAAGGCGCGCACCTGCACCGACTGCGGCGCGCTGCACCCGGGCAAGGGCTGA
- a CDS encoding amidase — translation MAEPHDLTALEQAAAIERGELSSADLVAHHLDRVAALGDTVGAFVTVTAEPAARAAEAADAAPADRRGPLHGVPTAIKDLTLTAGVRTTFGSAAFADFVPPVDADVVRFMKAAGLVSLGKTTTSELGCSLYSEGRVAPPARNPWNLAYTAGGSSGGAAAAVAAGLVPVAQGSDGGGSLRIPAALCGLVGYKPSRGLVSGGPLGFGAFGLPTHGPIGRTVTDVAALLDVLAQPVPGEPYLPPAAPPGGYLAAARAAAPGRLRIGRFTAPMLADEPVHPDCVAAVDRAAALLTAAGHEVVEVAAPLGPTTWPLFEIVWYVLALSPVPPERESELLPLTRFLRGRGAEISAGTLAATLGELQAQVRLGARRTATCDLLLCPTLAAPQAPVGWFTADGDPEADFDRQRRFSPYCAIFNVTGEPSVSLPVGVTADGMPVGVLLTGRYGDDARLIATAAELENSSGGWDRHPAIWRAVDSANVNGSGVGRSTP, via the coding sequence ATGGCCGAGCCGCACGACCTGACCGCGCTGGAGCAGGCCGCCGCGATCGAGCGCGGCGAGCTGTCCAGCGCCGACCTGGTCGCGCACCACCTCGACCGGGTGGCCGCGCTCGGCGACACCGTCGGCGCGTTCGTGACGGTCACCGCCGAGCCCGCGGCGCGGGCCGCCGAGGCGGCCGACGCCGCGCCGGCCGACCGGCGCGGCCCACTGCACGGCGTACCGACCGCGATCAAGGACCTGACCCTCACCGCCGGCGTGCGGACCACCTTCGGCTCGGCCGCGTTCGCGGACTTCGTCCCACCGGTCGACGCCGACGTGGTCCGGTTCATGAAGGCGGCCGGCCTGGTCAGCCTCGGCAAGACCACCACCTCCGAGCTGGGGTGCTCGCTCTACTCCGAGGGGCGGGTCGCACCGCCGGCCCGCAACCCGTGGAACCTCGCGTACACCGCCGGGGGATCCAGCGGCGGCGCGGCGGCGGCCGTCGCGGCCGGGCTGGTCCCGGTCGCGCAGGGCTCCGACGGCGGCGGGTCGCTGCGCATTCCCGCGGCCCTCTGCGGCCTGGTCGGCTACAAGCCCAGCCGCGGCCTGGTCTCCGGCGGCCCGCTCGGCTTCGGCGCGTTCGGCCTGCCCACCCACGGGCCCATCGGTCGTACGGTCACCGACGTCGCCGCCCTGCTGGACGTGCTGGCCCAGCCGGTGCCCGGCGAGCCCTACCTGCCGCCCGCCGCGCCCCCCGGCGGCTACCTGGCGGCGGCCCGCGCCGCCGCGCCCGGGCGGCTGCGGATCGGGCGGTTCACCGCGCCGATGCTCGCCGACGAGCCGGTCCACCCGGACTGCGTGGCCGCCGTCGACCGGGCGGCCGCGCTGCTCACCGCCGCCGGCCACGAGGTGGTCGAGGTCGCAGCGCCGCTCGGCCCCACGACGTGGCCGCTCTTCGAGATCGTCTGGTACGTCCTCGCGCTGTCACCCGTCCCGCCCGAGCGGGAGAGCGAGCTGCTGCCGCTGACCCGGTTCCTGCGGGGCCGGGGCGCCGAGATCTCCGCCGGCACCCTGGCCGCCACGCTCGGCGAACTCCAGGCGCAGGTACGCCTCGGCGCCCGCCGGACGGCCACCTGCGACCTGCTGCTCTGTCCCACCCTCGCCGCGCCGCAGGCACCGGTCGGCTGGTTCACCGCCGACGGTGACCCGGAGGCGGATTTCGACCGGCAACGCCGGTTCTCGCCGTACTGCGCCATCTTCAACGTGACGGGGGAGCCGTCCGTCTCGCTGCCGGTCGGCGTGACGGCGGACGGGATGCCGGTCGGGGTGCTCCTCACCGGCCGGTACGGTGACGACGCGCGGCTGATCGCGACCGCTGCGGAACTGGAGAACTCCAGTGGCGGATGGGATCGCCACCCCGCGATCTGGCGGGCCGTCGACTCCGCTAACGTGAATGGCAGCGGAGTCGGGCGGTCGACGCCCTGA
- a CDS encoding amidohydrolase family protein, translated as MPGPVVDVHTHVVPKGWPALDAACGGSGWPWLRVDSERAAMIMVGSAEFRPIGAECWDAPTRLADMDADGVDMQVVSPTPVFFSYDRPARQAVQVARIFNDLTLEVTAAGGDRLVPFCQVPLQDPDAACAELDRCLDAGHVGVEIGNHVGDRDLDDAGVVEFLQHCARVGAPVFVHPWDMPGGPRLDRWMARWLTGMPAETHLSVLALILGGVFDRVPASLRICFAHGGGSFPFWLGRADNAWHRRGDLVRGASTAPPSSYVDRFHVDSVVFEPAALRLLVDTVGEDRVLLGSDYPYPLGERPVGQVVRKADFLTADQRDKLLSRNALRFLHG; from the coding sequence ATGCCCGGGCCCGTCGTGGACGTGCACACGCACGTCGTACCGAAGGGCTGGCCGGCCCTCGACGCGGCGTGCGGCGGGTCCGGCTGGCCCTGGCTGCGGGTCGACTCCGAGCGAGCCGCCATGATCATGGTCGGCTCGGCCGAGTTCCGGCCGATCGGCGCGGAGTGCTGGGACGCGCCCACCCGGCTGGCCGACATGGACGCCGACGGCGTCGACATGCAGGTCGTCTCGCCCACCCCGGTCTTCTTCAGCTACGACCGGCCGGCGCGGCAGGCGGTGCAGGTGGCCCGCATCTTCAACGACCTGACGCTGGAGGTCACCGCGGCCGGCGGGGACCGGCTGGTGCCGTTCTGCCAGGTGCCCCTTCAGGACCCGGACGCGGCCTGCGCCGAGCTGGACCGCTGCCTCGACGCCGGGCACGTCGGGGTCGAGATCGGCAACCACGTCGGCGACCGCGACCTGGACGACGCGGGTGTCGTCGAGTTCCTCCAGCACTGCGCGCGGGTGGGCGCCCCGGTCTTCGTCCACCCGTGGGACATGCCCGGCGGCCCCCGGCTGGACCGGTGGATGGCCCGCTGGCTGACCGGCATGCCCGCCGAGACGCACCTGTCGGTGCTGGCGCTGATCCTCGGTGGCGTCTTCGACCGCGTGCCGGCCTCGCTGCGGATCTGCTTCGCGCACGGCGGCGGCAGCTTCCCGTTCTGGCTGGGCCGCGCCGACAACGCCTGGCACCGCCGGGGCGACCTGGTCCGGGGGGCGTCCACCGCGCCGCCCAGCTCCTATGTCGACCGTTTCCACGTCGACTCGGTGGTCTTCGAACCGGCGGCGCTGCGGCTGCTCGTCGACACGGTGGGGGAGGACCGGGTACTGCTGGGCAGCGACTACCCGTACCCGCTGGGCGAACGCCCGGTCGGGCAGGTGGTCCGCAAGGCCGACTTCCTCACCGCCGACCAGCGGGACAAGCTGCTCTCCCGCAACGCGCTGCGCTTCCTGCACGGCTGA
- the pepN gene encoding aminopeptidase N: MRNLTQVEATERARLLDVTGYDISLDLSTAVQAAEGRTFRSTTEVRFRCAEPGATTFIEVAAESVRSATLNGTPVDLTDWSAEKGLTLSGLDSENTLVVDADFGYSNSGQGLHRTVDPVDGETYLYSQFETADAQRVFACFDQPDLKSEYTWHATVPDHWRVVSNSPVEREEPAGEGLKTIHFGRSARMSTYITALCAGPYHEVRDSHDGIDLGVYCRASMAQYLDADDLFLITKQGFDFFHEKFGVRYPLPKYDQLWVPDFNAGAMENFGCVTHAESHYIFRSQVTDFEYEQRANTILHELAHMWFGDLVTMRWWNDLWLNESFAEWASHWCNTHATRFGDAWTTFLSIRKNWGYRQDQLSSTHPVYCEMPDLEAVEVNFDGITYAKGASVLKQLVAYVGEEPFLAGLRAYFGKHAWGNATFDDLLSELEAASGRELRKFAAQWLETAQVNTLRPEVTIGADGSYQQVVVRQEAPSGYPTLRTHRIGVGLYDLTDGRLVRRERLEVDVAGDRTELTDLVGVPAADVLLLNDDDLTYAKLRLDERSLATVVQHIAGFESSLARALCWTAAWDMIRDAELAARDYVALVLAGLPAEDDINLVTATLRQATTTLTFYADPAWAPTGWADLARTAKAALATAEPGSGFQLAWARAYASAARSSEDLATLRGWLDGTGVPAGLTIDTELRWGVLAALVANGAAGAAEVDAELAGDRTASGEREAAYVHALVPTAENKAAVWAQLTGAEALPNWRHRALLQGFVHPTQVDLVAPYRERYFEAVGQVWASRDSEPAQEFAQLAYPAYQVDDDTVAATDAWLAQEGHPAPLRRLVAEGRDGVVRALRARERDARTA; encoded by the coding sequence GTGCGCAACCTGACACAGGTCGAGGCGACCGAACGGGCCCGACTGCTCGACGTGACCGGGTACGACATCAGTCTGGACCTGTCGACCGCTGTGCAGGCGGCCGAGGGTCGCACGTTCCGGTCCACGACGGAGGTGCGGTTCCGCTGCGCCGAGCCGGGGGCCACCACGTTCATCGAGGTCGCCGCCGAGTCGGTGCGGTCGGCGACGCTCAACGGCACGCCGGTGGACCTGACCGACTGGTCGGCGGAGAAAGGGCTCACGCTGTCCGGTCTGGACAGCGAGAACACGCTGGTGGTGGACGCCGACTTCGGCTACTCCAACAGCGGTCAGGGCCTGCACCGCACGGTCGACCCGGTCGACGGTGAGACCTACCTCTACAGCCAGTTCGAGACGGCTGACGCGCAGCGGGTGTTCGCCTGCTTCGACCAGCCCGACCTGAAGAGCGAGTACACCTGGCACGCCACCGTGCCGGACCACTGGCGGGTGGTGTCCAACTCGCCGGTGGAGCGGGAGGAGCCGGCGGGTGAGGGCCTGAAGACCATCCACTTCGGCCGGTCGGCCCGGATGAGCACCTACATCACCGCGCTCTGCGCGGGCCCCTACCACGAGGTGCGGGACAGCCACGACGGCATCGACCTGGGCGTCTACTGCCGGGCGTCGATGGCGCAGTACCTCGACGCGGACGACCTCTTCCTCATCACCAAGCAGGGCTTCGACTTCTTCCACGAGAAGTTCGGCGTGCGCTACCCACTGCCCAAGTACGACCAGCTCTGGGTGCCCGACTTCAACGCCGGTGCGATGGAGAACTTCGGCTGCGTGACGCACGCCGAGTCGCACTACATCTTCCGGTCGCAGGTCACCGACTTCGAGTACGAGCAGCGCGCCAACACGATCCTGCACGAGCTGGCCCACATGTGGTTCGGCGACCTGGTCACCATGCGCTGGTGGAACGACCTGTGGCTCAACGAGTCGTTCGCCGAGTGGGCGAGCCACTGGTGCAACACCCACGCCACCCGGTTCGGTGACGCCTGGACGACGTTCCTGTCGATCCGTAAGAACTGGGGCTACCGGCAGGACCAGCTCTCCTCCACCCACCCGGTCTACTGCGAGATGCCAGACCTGGAGGCCGTCGAGGTCAACTTCGACGGCATCACGTACGCCAAGGGCGCGAGCGTGCTCAAGCAGCTCGTCGCGTACGTGGGTGAGGAGCCGTTCCTGGCGGGTCTGCGCGCCTACTTCGGCAAGCACGCGTGGGGCAACGCCACCTTCGACGACCTGCTCTCCGAGTTGGAGGCGGCCTCCGGGCGGGAGCTGCGCAAGTTCGCCGCGCAGTGGCTGGAGACCGCACAGGTCAACACGCTGCGTCCGGAGGTGACCATCGGCGCGGACGGCAGCTACCAGCAGGTGGTGGTGCGGCAGGAGGCGCCGTCCGGCTACCCGACGCTGCGCACCCACCGCATCGGGGTCGGCCTCTACGACCTCACCGACGGCCGACTGGTCCGCCGGGAGCGGCTGGAGGTCGACGTGGCCGGGGACCGCACCGAGCTCACCGACCTCGTCGGCGTGCCGGCGGCCGACGTGCTGCTGCTCAACGACGACGACCTCACGTACGCGAAGCTGCGGCTCGACGAGCGGTCGCTGGCCACCGTGGTGCAGCACATCGCCGGCTTCGAGTCGTCGCTGGCCCGCGCGCTCTGCTGGACCGCCGCGTGGGACATGATCCGCGACGCCGAACTGGCCGCCCGCGACTACGTGGCGCTGGTGCTGGCCGGGCTGCCCGCCGAGGACGACATCAACCTGGTCACCGCCACCCTCCGGCAGGCCACCACCACGCTCACCTTCTACGCCGACCCGGCGTGGGCGCCGACCGGCTGGGCGGACCTGGCCCGCACCGCGAAGGCGGCGCTCGCCACTGCCGAGCCCGGCAGTGGCTTCCAGCTCGCCTGGGCGCGGGCGTACGCCTCGGCGGCCCGGTCCAGCGAGGACCTGGCCACGCTGCGCGGCTGGTTGGACGGCACGGGCGTGCCGGCCGGGCTGACCATCGACACCGAGCTGCGCTGGGGCGTGCTCGCCGCGCTGGTGGCCAACGGCGCGGCCGGCGCCGCCGAGGTGGACGCCGAACTGGCCGGCGACCGCACCGCGAGCGGCGAGCGGGAGGCGGCCTACGTGCACGCGCTGGTGCCGACCGCGGAGAACAAGGCGGCCGTCTGGGCTCAGCTGACCGGCGCGGAGGCGCTGCCGAACTGGCGGCACCGGGCGCTGCTGCAGGGCTTCGTGCACCCCACCCAGGTCGACCTGGTCGCGCCCTACCGGGAGCGGTACTTCGAGGCGGTCGGTCAGGTGTGGGCCAGCCGGGACAGCGAGCCGGCGCAGGAGTTCGCGCAGCTCGCCTACCCGGCGTACCAGGTGGACGACGACACCGTGGCGGCCACCGACGCCTGGCTGGCGCAGGAGGGGCACCCGGCGCCGCTGCGCCGGCTCGTGGCCGAGGGGCGCGACGGCGTGGTCCGCGCGCTGCGGGCCCGCGAGCGGGACGCGCGCACGGCCTGA
- a CDS encoding DUF5130 family protein — protein sequence MTVGETHLREGNPPEVLDGPFSTRQLLRIDEALRLADQGTGLVFSVFVGGLDEPIREHAERLHRQLADPDRSVLIAVSPNQRQLEVVTGRHARKRIPDTYAKLAALSMVAAFGGGDLTGGIINGLDQLASHAGRG from the coding sequence GTGACCGTTGGTGAGACGCACCTCCGCGAGGGCAACCCGCCGGAGGTGCTGGACGGCCCGTTCTCGACCCGCCAGCTGCTGCGCATCGACGAGGCGCTGCGCCTGGCCGACCAGGGCACCGGCCTGGTGTTCTCGGTCTTCGTCGGCGGTCTGGACGAGCCGATCCGCGAGCACGCCGAGCGGCTGCACCGTCAGCTCGCCGACCCGGACCGCTCGGTGCTGATCGCGGTGTCGCCCAACCAGCGGCAGCTGGAGGTCGTCACCGGCCGGCACGCGCGCAAGCGCATCCCGGACACGTACGCCAAGCTCGCCGCGCTCTCCATGGTCGCGGCGTTCGGTGGCGGCGACCTGACCGGCGGCATCATCAACGGCCTCGACCAGTTGGCCAGCCACGCCGGCCGGGGCTGA
- the ctaJ gene encoding aa3-type cytochrome oxidase subunit CtaJ, protein MSVTDTLLVFVGIPAAAVLVIGGLAYVASRGGGGGGGAKRYRPGRPFDFTPVWFLARPEQLADPAGAALAAGAQAPALTAHKQELAGREAPAGGTGGASDRW, encoded by the coding sequence TTGTCTGTTACCGACACGTTGCTGGTCTTCGTCGGCATCCCGGCGGCAGCCGTACTGGTGATCGGCGGCCTGGCGTACGTGGCCAGCCGTGGTGGCGGCGGTGGCGGGGGCGCGAAGCGCTACCGCCCGGGCCGGCCCTTCGACTTCACGCCGGTCTGGTTCCTGGCCCGGCCGGAGCAGCTGGCCGACCCGGCCGGCGCCGCCCTGGCCGCGGGTGCGCAGGCGCCGGCGCTGACCGCCCACAAGCAGGAGTTGGCCGGCCGGGAGGCGCCGGCCGGTGGAACCGGAGGCGCAAGTGACCGTTGGTGA